The Fimbriimonas ginsengisoli Gsoil 348 genome window below encodes:
- a CDS encoding LemA family protein, translating to MEAIIIGIVVFALLILMWVVGTINRLTRLKNLVRESWAQVDVQLKRRYDLIPNLVETCRAYAAHERDVFERVVNARNQALQSGGNARDENALVQSVNGMLARVEAYPELRSNANFLELQRELSNTEDRIAASRRFFNANVRDYNIAIEQFPGSLLAGGHTKAEFFEVESVSVREAPRVTI from the coding sequence ATGGAAGCGATCATCATTGGCATCGTCGTTTTCGCCCTCCTCATCCTCATGTGGGTGGTCGGAACGATCAATCGGCTCACCCGGCTGAAGAACCTGGTTCGCGAGTCTTGGGCGCAGGTGGACGTTCAGCTCAAGCGGCGGTACGACCTGATCCCGAACCTGGTCGAGACCTGCCGCGCCTACGCCGCCCATGAGCGCGACGTTTTCGAGCGAGTAGTCAACGCCCGCAACCAGGCGCTGCAATCCGGCGGCAACGCCCGCGACGAGAATGCGCTCGTGCAGAGCGTGAACGGCATGCTGGCGCGCGTAGAGGCGTACCCGGAGCTCCGCTCGAATGCGAATTTCCTGGAGCTTCAGCGCGAGCTCTCCAACACGGAAGACCGCATCGCCGCCTCCCGCCGCTTCTTCAACGCCAACGTCCGCGACTACAACATCGCCATCGAACAATTCCCCGGCTCGCTGCTTGCCGGCGGCCACACCAAAGCCGAGTTTTTCGAAGTCGAGTCCGTGTCAGTCCGCGAGGCGCCGAGAGTCACAATATAG
- a CDS encoding glycosyltransferase family 4 protein — protein sequence MSLLTLATISDALPKGLRYPLLAGAIALAVSWVLTPHVRNLAIHKGAIDDPNRDDRRIHKEPLPRWGGIAIYAGILIALIAVLPFANPSIPFPPYLIAMLVISGGLVGIGALDDLYQYKAKIQALLLLLAGVAVQLFYDPIGMARVQINTLGIPLSTPGQYIALGALAIPLTAFYIFVVTKTMDTIDGVDGLAAGIAAISAGTLVLIAAYSGQPRVAIVAATIAGSAIGFLKHNYNPAKIIMGTGGAYVLGFMLACISIVGAFKTAAAVSLLLPVLVFGVPIFDAFFVITRRLMSGEPITQADKRHLHHTLLGKGLSQRQTVWVLYAAAATLCAVALFMVRSK from the coding sequence ATGAGTCTCCTCACGTTGGCCACGATTTCTGATGCCCTGCCAAAGGGGCTCCGCTATCCGTTGCTGGCCGGGGCGATCGCCTTGGCGGTAAGTTGGGTTCTAACTCCACACGTGCGGAACCTGGCGATCCACAAAGGCGCGATCGACGATCCCAATCGCGACGACCGCCGGATCCATAAGGAGCCGCTGCCGCGTTGGGGTGGCATCGCCATCTACGCGGGCATTCTCATCGCCTTGATCGCGGTTCTACCGTTTGCCAATCCCTCCATCCCGTTCCCCCCTTACCTAATCGCGATGCTCGTGATTTCCGGAGGTCTGGTCGGCATCGGCGCGCTGGATGACCTGTATCAGTACAAAGCCAAGATCCAGGCGCTATTGCTTCTCCTCGCCGGCGTCGCCGTTCAATTGTTCTACGATCCGATCGGCATGGCGCGGGTCCAGATTAACACGCTGGGTATCCCGCTCTCGACCCCGGGACAGTACATCGCTCTCGGCGCGCTGGCCATTCCCCTCACGGCTTTCTACATCTTCGTGGTGACGAAGACGATGGATACGATCGACGGGGTAGACGGCCTTGCCGCCGGCATCGCGGCGATTTCCGCCGGCACCTTGGTGCTGATCGCCGCCTATTCGGGACAACCGCGGGTCGCCATCGTTGCCGCGACGATCGCCGGTTCGGCGATCGGATTCCTCAAGCACAACTACAACCCAGCCAAGATCATCATGGGAACCGGGGGCGCCTACGTCCTTGGGTTCATGTTGGCGTGCATCAGCATCGTCGGCGCGTTTAAGACCGCGGCGGCGGTATCGCTGCTTCTGCCCGTACTTGTCTTCGGAGTTCCGATCTTCGACGCCTTCTTCGTGATCACCCGGCGGCTGATGAGCGGCGAGCCGATTACCCAGGCCGACAAACGCCACCTGCACCACACACTGCTTGGAAAAGGACTTAGCCAGCGCCAAACCGTGTGGGTGCTTTACGCCGCCGCCGCAACGTTGTGCGCGGTTGCGCTCTTTATGGTCCGCTCGAAGTAA
- a CDS encoding glycosyltransferase family 4 protein, producing MRIAIDARHLSDFHTSNRTYWRELVVAMASEINGDELLLVTDRPIASGVLPPGLPVREVVVKAPSSRLWSLFHFPRACRRLGADLAHMQYTVSPLFRIPTATTIHDVSFFIDPSWFGMKDRVLLQASVPASARRAGVVITVSETCRQESIRYLHVPAEKVVSTPLGMPSYIAPVDREAAIAHVRGRLGFDSPFVLAVGVLQPRKNWRLVMRSVAMARQLGSDLQLVIVGRTRDDGEEIDREIESLNGRDWIHLAGGVPDEEISYYYSAAEALIHPSYHEGFGLTPLEAFGCGLPVIASDRGAIPEVTGDAAILLPPTEPEPWARAIIEVTTTDRGTELRSEGRVRASRFTWASTARKTRDAYRLALQ from the coding sequence ATGCGAATTGCGATCGACGCCCGCCATTTGAGCGACTTCCATACCAGCAATCGCACCTACTGGCGCGAACTGGTCGTCGCCATGGCCAGTGAGATCAATGGAGACGAACTGCTGTTGGTGACCGACCGGCCGATCGCCTCCGGAGTACTCCCGCCGGGCTTACCCGTACGCGAGGTGGTTGTGAAAGCGCCGAGCAGCCGTCTTTGGAGCCTCTTTCACTTTCCCCGCGCGTGTCGCCGCCTAGGCGCGGATCTCGCCCACATGCAGTACACGGTCTCGCCGTTGTTCCGCATCCCGACGGCGACGACGATTCACGACGTCAGCTTTTTTATTGATCCGTCGTGGTTCGGGATGAAGGACCGGGTCTTGCTTCAAGCATCGGTTCCGGCTTCGGCACGGCGCGCGGGGGTGGTGATCACGGTGTCGGAAACCTGCCGTCAGGAATCGATCCGATACTTGCACGTTCCCGCCGAGAAGGTGGTAAGCACACCTCTCGGCATGCCGAGCTACATTGCCCCGGTCGATCGTGAGGCGGCCATAGCGCACGTTCGCGGGCGGCTGGGCTTCGATTCGCCCTTCGTTCTCGCGGTCGGGGTGCTGCAACCGCGTAAGAACTGGCGGTTGGTGATGCGGTCGGTCGCAATGGCGCGACAACTTGGCTCGGACCTTCAGCTCGTCATCGTGGGCCGGACGCGGGACGACGGGGAGGAGATCGACAGGGAGATCGAATCGCTGAATGGCCGTGACTGGATCCACCTCGCGGGAGGAGTTCCGGACGAGGAGATCTCTTACTACTATTCCGCCGCCGAGGCGCTCATTCATCCCAGCTACCACGAGGGATTCGGCCTAACGCCCCTGGAGGCATTCGGATGCGGGTTGCCGGTAATTGCTTCCGACCGTGGGGCGATACCGGAAGTGACCGGAGACGCGGCGATTCTGCTGCCCCCGACGGAGCCGGAGCCCTGGGCGCGGGCGATTATCGAAGTTACGACGACGGACCGTGGAACCGAATTGCGTTCTGAAGGCCGTGTGCGGGCGTCGCGATTCACGTGGGCGTCGACTGCGAGGAAGACCCGAGACGCGTATCGTCTGGCGTTACAGTAG
- a CDS encoding deoxycytidylate deaminase: protein MQDRPSWDVYFMQIAHLVKTRATCPRRSVGAVLVRDKRILCTGYNGAPRGLPHCPELGPTTDWPVGCMAAGHCIRALHAEENALLQAAKIGTACEGSTIYVTCQPCNKCAKMLINAGIVRVIYEGDYPDEFSKELFRDAHMEVMRYREGVLERVELGA, encoded by the coding sequence ATGCAGGATCGCCCGAGTTGGGACGTCTATTTCATGCAGATCGCCCACCTCGTGAAGACCCGGGCTACGTGTCCTCGGCGAAGCGTGGGCGCCGTGCTCGTTCGCGACAAGCGAATCCTCTGCACCGGATACAACGGTGCGCCCCGAGGACTGCCGCACTGCCCCGAACTAGGCCCAACGACGGACTGGCCAGTGGGTTGTATGGCCGCCGGCCACTGCATCCGCGCGCTTCATGCCGAAGAAAACGCGCTGCTACAGGCGGCGAAGATCGGCACGGCTTGCGAGGGATCGACCATCTACGTTACTTGCCAACCCTGTAACAAATGCGCGAAGATGCTTATCAATGCGGGGATTGTTCGCGTCATATATGAAGGTGACTACCCCGACGAGTTTTCAAAGGAACTGTTCCGGGACGCACACATGGAAGTGATGAGGTACCGCGAGGGAGTGCTTGAACGCGTGGAGCTCGGTGCATGA
- a CDS encoding PQQ-binding-like beta-propeller repeat protein has translation MTGGSKVRGIVTLASPAIANTGVLVAVTSDQSFVQPSTPVRVVKGQTSAKFQLFTSPVGAQSVATITATAGGSVSTPLTVQAPAVRGLYASQIRILGGTTTVGAVSLNGPAPAGGVTVNLASNQSFASVPANVTVAAGSTDSSFNIDTSAVPTDQIATITASVNGSTGQRNILVMAPTVSGLTLDSASVVGGTSVQGTITLAGTAGPSGYTVQVRSSDYAAANPPYTVVVPSGTTQVTFTVPTLAVATDRLTTITVKTPTSVASAPLTVSAPVLQSISATPATVKGIQVSTGTVTLSGPAPIGGLTVTVASDQSAAKPPSTVKVRTGETSVTFAIYTDLVGADVKATLTATLGAVTRSTVLNVVTQSVAFFIVDTNQPISGSDVTGTIGLDIQAPVGGVTIALSSDKIFASVPPTVTVPEGAYEARFRIRTSGIDASDAATITARGGGQEFVNRLDVLAQGLSDWSCPGGNPQHTGLATGPAAVGQIAWGTPGSSPTQPQFVFGLSKYGRVFGIRKWRWNFDLIGSTAQDGNVQWGRTFPAQYDSMPVMGIDGSIFVCSDQIIYAMNCQSGAERWRIGLPGLGLSTLTSPVVGPSGTVYLAGHGPNDLGFDESVVVALDGQTGALLWKKLLGTPGGAPKQPSVGRDGTVYVALADGTVDALYPLDGSIKWSNPLGGPTQAPSIGFDGSVYIQMNTGVLYRLANQDGAKLWSYLEKSFTALSRWPLIGPDGTVYIGATNLYAINPTNGAERWHVHLGTKTSAFGIASEGTVYAKADTLIYALNKLDGSVKWSLDIGNTQTLPVIGSDGILNYGTFAIR, from the coding sequence GTGACCGGTGGCTCCAAAGTGCGCGGAATCGTCACCCTCGCTTCCCCGGCAATCGCAAATACAGGTGTGCTCGTAGCCGTCACAAGCGACCAATCATTCGTCCAACCCTCTACTCCGGTGCGGGTGGTGAAAGGACAAACCTCGGCAAAGTTCCAGTTGTTCACCTCGCCAGTCGGAGCTCAAAGCGTCGCCACGATCACCGCGACCGCGGGTGGGTCCGTTTCGACCCCACTGACCGTCCAGGCCCCAGCGGTTCGCGGCCTCTATGCCTCCCAAATTCGGATCTTAGGAGGGACCACCACGGTGGGAGCCGTTTCGCTCAACGGGCCCGCTCCCGCGGGAGGGGTTACCGTCAACCTCGCTAGCAATCAGTCGTTCGCGAGCGTTCCCGCCAACGTCACGGTCGCGGCGGGAAGCACGGATTCGAGCTTCAACATCGACACGAGCGCCGTTCCAACTGACCAGATAGCCACGATCACGGCAAGCGTCAACGGTTCCACCGGCCAGCGAAACATCCTTGTGATGGCGCCAACCGTCTCTGGACTCACCTTGGATTCTGCTTCGGTAGTAGGCGGAACGAGCGTTCAGGGGACGATCACGCTCGCCGGGACGGCTGGGCCGTCGGGATACACCGTGCAAGTGAGAAGCAGCGACTACGCCGCCGCCAATCCTCCCTACACCGTAGTTGTCCCGTCCGGAACGACCCAGGTCACGTTTACCGTTCCGACGTTGGCGGTCGCGACTGACCGGCTAACCACTATTACGGTCAAAACGCCGACCTCGGTCGCTTCGGCTCCATTGACGGTGAGCGCTCCTGTTCTTCAATCGATTTCGGCTACGCCGGCGACAGTGAAAGGTATTCAGGTTTCCACCGGAACGGTCACCCTTTCGGGACCCGCCCCTATCGGAGGGCTCACGGTGACGGTCGCCAGCGACCAGAGTGCGGCGAAGCCCCCCTCAACGGTCAAGGTTCGCACGGGTGAGACTTCCGTAACCTTCGCCATCTATACCGACCTCGTGGGCGCCGACGTGAAAGCCACCTTGACCGCCACCCTCGGAGCGGTTACCCGCTCAACCGTGCTCAACGTGGTGACCCAGTCGGTTGCGTTTTTCATCGTAGACACCAATCAGCCGATCTCCGGCAGCGACGTAACGGGCACCATCGGCCTTGATATCCAGGCTCCAGTGGGAGGAGTAACCATTGCCCTGAGCAGTGACAAGATCTTCGCATCGGTTCCTCCCACGGTTACCGTGCCGGAGGGAGCCTACGAAGCGCGCTTCCGCATTCGAACATCCGGAATCGATGCCTCGGACGCCGCGACGATCACTGCTAGGGGAGGGGGCCAAGAGTTCGTTAATCGGCTCGACGTATTGGCACAAGGATTGAGCGACTGGTCTTGCCCCGGCGGCAATCCGCAACACACCGGTCTCGCCACTGGCCCCGCGGCGGTCGGTCAGATCGCTTGGGGAACGCCTGGTTCGTCGCCGACCCAGCCGCAATTCGTGTTCGGGCTATCCAAGTACGGGCGGGTGTTCGGGATCCGAAAGTGGCGTTGGAACTTCGACCTCATCGGCTCCACCGCTCAAGACGGCAATGTCCAATGGGGCCGTACTTTCCCAGCCCAGTACGACTCTATGCCCGTGATGGGAATCGACGGATCGATCTTCGTTTGTAGCGACCAGATCATCTATGCGATGAACTGCCAGTCGGGAGCGGAGCGGTGGCGAATAGGTCTCCCCGGTCTCGGGCTCAGCACTCTCACCAGTCCGGTGGTAGGCCCAAGTGGAACCGTCTACCTCGCCGGGCATGGCCCTAACGACCTAGGCTTCGACGAATCGGTGGTGGTGGCGCTCGACGGCCAGACCGGCGCTCTCCTTTGGAAGAAGCTACTCGGAACCCCGGGAGGCGCTCCTAAACAACCGAGCGTGGGACGGGACGGCACCGTTTACGTAGCGCTAGCCGACGGTACCGTAGACGCTCTCTACCCGCTGGACGGCTCCATCAAGTGGAGCAACCCGCTCGGCGGCCCTACCCAGGCCCCTTCCATCGGCTTCGACGGCAGTGTCTACATCCAGATGAACACTGGCGTTCTCTACCGGCTCGCCAATCAAGACGGAGCCAAGCTGTGGAGCTACCTTGAGAAGTCGTTTACCGCCCTCTCCCGGTGGCCTCTCATCGGTCCCGACGGTACCGTCTACATCGGGGCCACTAACCTTTACGCCATCAACCCCACCAATGGAGCCGAGAGGTGGCACGTACATCTGGGAACGAAAACTTCCGCTTTCGGTATTGCTTCCGAAGGGACGGTCTACGCCAAGGCGGACACCCTCATTTATGCTCTGAACAAGCTCGATGGAAGCGTTAAGTGGAGCCTCGACATTGGTAACACCCAGACCTTGCCCGTCATCGGATCGGATGGGATCCTGAACTACGGAACCTTCGCCATCCGGTAG